The Maridesulfovibrio salexigens DSM 2638 region CCGAATCGTGATGTTGACCAAAAACTGCTTGAAAAGATCATTGAACAGGCTGGAAACGCACCATCAAGCTACAATTTGCAGCCGTGGAAACTGAAAGTTATCCGTGACATGGATCGCAAAACGGCTCTTCGTGCACTGGCCTTTGACCAGCCCAAGGTAACCGAGGCTCCGGTAGTCCTCATCGTACTTGCTGACCGTGAAGGCTGGAAGCAGGAAAAACCAACTGTTGAAAATGTTTTCAACGATTTCGTCGCATCAGGGAAAATGCAGACAGAGCAAAAAGAATGGTTTTCCGGTGTAACTCAAGGTTTATACGGGCGTGATGAAATGGCAGCACAGGCCTTTGCCAATAAAAACACCGGACTGTTCGCAATGTCGCTGATGTACGCAGTCACAGCTAACGGTCTTGAATCCCATCCCATGGACGGCTTCGACCTTCAGGGAGTGCGCAAGGAATTCAACATACCGGATCATTATTGGATTCCAATGCTTATTGCCATCGGTTACCTGAACCCCGGAACGGAAATTCCACCCAAGGGCTGGCGGCAATCATATTCGGATATTATTATCGATTAACACCATAGCCCTGTAAAACGTCCATAAACGGATTAATTCACGGGGCAGACGGCAAAAAGACAATACAAAACACGAAAAACAAAATTTGAATTCCCGTTCACCGAAAATAGAATGCATCAATAGACCAGTCATGCTTTTATGACTGCACGGATAAGGAGAAAAGCAGAAAAAGACCCGGATTGAAAACAACAAATAACTCTACAACATCGGGGGACGAAATGAGTGACACAAAAGTGATGAACAGATGGTTTGCCGTAGTTGGCGCTGTGCTGATGCAATTGGCACTCGGCGCAATCTACGCATGGTCGGTATTCACCCCTTCACTGATTGCGGCTGGATGGAACAAATTCCAGACTCAAGCTGTATTTTCCATCGCGCTGGTCAGTTTCGCCATATCCATGGTCTGGGCAGGTAAGAAACTCGCTCAATGGGGTCCCATGAAACTCTCTTTCCTCAGTGCACTCGTACTGGGAGCGGGTTATGCCCTTGCCGGTCTCATCGGCGGCACAAGCTTTACCGCCCTCTGTCTCTTCATCGGTCTTATCGGCGGTGCCGGAATCGGCCTTGGATACGTAGTTCCCATTGCCGTCGGCATGCGCTGGTTCCCTGATAAAAAAGGATTCATCACCGGTCTGGCCGTAGCCGGATTCGGTTTCGGTGCCATGGCCTGGGTCAAGCTGGCCGGAGCATGGGGTAACCTCATCGGCTCAATCGGAATATCATCCACCTTCTCAGTCTACGGAGTTCTCTTCTGTCTGATGATCGCAGCAGGCGGAATCTTTATGCGCTTTCCCCCGGAAGGCTGGGCACCTGAAGGCTATCACCCTGAAACTAACGCTGATGCAGCAAACGATGCTGAAGAAGAAAATTTCAGCACCACTGAAATGCTCCGCACTCCTCAATTCTATCTCATTTTCGCAACTTTCACCTTCAGCGCGGCAGCTGGACTTATGTCAATCGGACTGATGAAGCTTTACCCCATGGAAGCTTTGCAGGCATCAGGACACAGTATGGCTGAAGCAAGTGCTATTGCCGGAACTGCCATGGCTGTTTTTTTCAGCCTCGCCAACGGACTGGGCCGTATCATCTGGGGAACCATGAGTGATAAGCTGGGACGCAAACGCTCCATCCTGCTCATGACCGCCATTCAGGGTGCAACCCTGCTGGCATTCACAGCCATGGCCGGAAACGCATTCCTGCTTTACGTGGGAGCAACCATCATCGGCTTTAACTTCGGCGGCAACTTTGCCCTCTTCCCCACCATCACAGCTGATACCTTCGGCACTAAGAGCGTGGGACAGAACTATCCGTACATCTTCCTCGCATACGGCGCAGGCGGAATCGGTGGGCCTCTGCTCGGCGGAGTACTCGGTGATATGGGTAACTTCCCGCTGGCGTTCACTATCTGCGGAGTATGCTGTTTAATCGGTGCTGCTGCCATCGCAATGGTCAAGAAGCCCCACAGAAGTTTCAACGCCAGTCCCGAAACAACCACATAAAAACATTTCATCAGGGCATTGAGCATAGCTCATCTCTGAAGAAACTCCTTACGGAAGTTTAGCTCATTTAACTTCCGTACCCCCTAAAAACTCCCCGCGTCGTGTGGGGAGTTTTTAATTTTGAAATTCCCCTGCCCTTGAATTTACACTTCGAACTGCATACCATCTATTATCCCAACAAAGGAGTGTACATGACAAACCGCTGCCAATGGGCACAACACGAACTCGAAATAGCCTACCACGACAACGAATGGGGAGTTCCCCTGCACGATGACCAACTTCATTTTGAATTCCTCATCCTTGAGGGGGCTCAGGCCGGACTTTCGTGGCTGACTGTTTTAAAAAAGCGCGAGAACTATCGCCAAGCTTTTGCTAATTTCGATCCTGAAATAGTTGCCCGCTTTACTGAGGACGACATTGAACGGTTACGGCAGAATGAAGGAATCATCCGCAACAAGCTCAAGATCAATTCCGCTGTACGCAATGCCCGGGCATTTCTGGATATTCAAAAAGAATTCGGAAGCTTTGATGCTTACATCTGGCAATTCACAGGCGGAAAAACGATCCAGAACAAATGGCAGACGCTGGAAGAAGTTCCCGCCAAAACTGCGGAAGCGGAAGCCATGAGCAAGGATTTAAAGAAAAGAGGCTTCAATTTCGTAGGCCCGACAATCTGCTACGCATACATGCAGGCTACTGGAATGGTTAACGATCATCTTATAAGTTGCTTCCGCCACAAAGAGTTGCTGGCTGTAGGATAAGGTACATTAAAATATCCCTTTCAATTTGCGCTTCCAACACGCCCTAAACCTTGACACACCGGACTTCAGGCACTAATTCTTACGAGTTGCCCAAAAGCGCAACCGCAAACCGGAACCGGATTTAATAAAACCCGTCCGGTCTTTTTTTTCTAATGAAATTTTAACAGGCCTGACGCGCCTATTTTCGCGCAGCCTGACAAGGAGAATTCTAATGGCGTACGATGTAAAACTTTTCAAACTCATCAACGGCGACATGGTTATCGGTAAGTGGGACGAAGCAAACGACAAAATCACCGATCCCGCAGTACTCCAGACCGTTCCTTCCCAGCAGGGCGTGCAGATGATGATCCTGCCTTTCGGCTACCCTTTCGATAACGAAATCGAAGGCGAAATCGAAGGCCGCCACATTCTCTATACCTACAAGAACTGTCCTGAAGATGTTTCCACCAAATACCTCGAAGCTTCCAGCAACCTGACCCTCTCCACCGGCGGTCTCGGCGGCATGGGTGCCGGCATGGGCGGCGGTAACGTTTCCGACATTTCCGAACTGCTGAAAAAATAATTTTAAATAGCCTCCGGCGGCTGGAAAAGGGTTTAAGCTGCCGGAGACGAAATCTTTTCATAAAAAGCGCGTAGCGCATCAAATTCAAGGGTGTACTTTTGAAAAAGTTGCTTCCTCTTTTGCCCCGCCCTACCCGCTATCTGGGTTCGGAATGGGGTTCCGTCCACAAGGACCCCGCTAAGGTCAAGGCTCATATCGCCATTGGTTTCCCGGATCTTTACGAGATCGGCATGTCTTATCTCGGTCAGAAAATCCTCTATGAAATCGTTAACAAGCATGATGATTTCTACGCAGAAAGGGTTTACACCCCCTGTGAGGAAACCGCTGAAATCATGCGCGAACATGGCGAACTGCTGGCCACTCTTGAAAGCGACACTCCGCTGAAAGACGTGGACGCGCTGGGCATCAGCCTGACTCATGAGCTGTGCTACACCAACGTGCTTTTCATGCTGGACCTTGCCGGTATTCCGCTCAAATCTGCGGACCGAGACGATTCCTGTCCGCTGGTCATCGGCGGAGGTGGAGCCTGCTTCAATGCAGAACCTGTTGCAGACTTCTTTGATGTGATCATGCTCGGAGATGGCGAAGAATCCATCATCAAGGTCATGGAAGTTATTGCCGAATGCAAAGAGCAGGGACTGGGACGTAAAGCTCGCCTTGAGAAACTTGCCGAACTTCCCGGCATCTACATTCCTGAATTTTTCGATCCCGAGAATCCCGGAGATTTCTTTGTGGAAAAGGCTGTGGTCGAAGATTTCGAACCCATTCCCTTTCCCAAAGAACAGATTCTTCCGTACGGTCAGGTCATTCATGACCGCCTGACCATGGAAATCGCCCGAGGCTGTACCCGTGGCTGCCGTTTCTGTCAGGCAGGTATCATCTACCGTCCTGTCCGCGAACGCACTCCGGAGACACTGACCAAGACTCTTATGGAAGGTCTGGAAGAAACCGGATACGAGGAAACTTCCTTCCTCTCCCTGAGCACCGGGGATTACTCAGCTCTGGATACACTTTTTGCCCAGTGTTTTGATAACTGTGCAGCTGAGCAGATTTCCATTTCACTGCCTTCCTTGCGTGTCGGTTCTCTTTCCGAACCGATCATGGAACGTATCGCCACCATCCGCCGCACCGGAGCCACCCTTGCTCCCGAGGCCGGAAGCCAGCGCATGCGTGACGTAATCAACAAGGGCATCACAGAAGAAGCCCTGCTGAAACATGCACTCATGCTCTATGAAAACGGCTGGCAGAATATAAAACTCTATTTCATGATCGGCCTGCCCACCGAGACTTTTGAAGACCTCGATGCCATTGTCGATCTTTGTGTCAAGGTTCGCGATGTAGCAGGCAAGCACATCAAAAAACTGAACATCACTGCTGCTGTTTCACCTTTCGTACCCAAGCCGCACACCCCCTTCCAGTGGGAACGTCAGATTTCTCTCGAAGAAATCGGTGAACGCTTGGATTACATGCGCGAAAAATTCAATAACCAGAAGCGCATTAAGATGAAATCGCATATTCCGCGCATGACCTTCCTTGAAGGTATTTTCTCACGCGGTGACCGCAGACTCGGCCCTGTAATCGAGAAGGCGTATAAGAAAGGCGCACTCTATTCCAGCTGGAAAGATCATCTCAAGCTTGAGCCTTATCTTGAAGCCATGGAAGAGGAAGGCCTTACCCCGGAAGAATTCACCGGAGCACGGGACCATGATGCCCGCCTGCCTTGGGATCATCTTTCATCCGGGGTCAGCAAAAAATTCCTGCTCACCGAGCTTAAGCGCGGTATCTCCGAAAAAATCACCGGAGACTGCCGTTACGAAGAATGCCGCAACTGCGGAGTCTGCAACTTTGACGGTCGCAAATCCCTGCTTGAAAAGCAGGCAGAAAATATGGACCTGCGTCCAAAGATGGTTTTTGAAACCCGCGACCAGACCGGAGATGTCCCCGATTTCGTACAGACAGAAAAACCTGACCTCGGCATCAAGGGCAGCCATTTCCGTCTTTGGTATACTAAAACAGGAACCTCAGCCTACCTGTCACAGCTTGACCTTCAGCCTGTGATTGAGCGTGCCATGCGCCGTGCAGAACTGCCGCTGACCTTCTCTCAGGGATTCCACCCCATGCCGCGCATGTCCTTCGGGCGTGCATTGCCTGTTGGTGTAGAAAGCTTGAAAGAATGGATGAACATCATGCTGCGTACCGAAATCGGTGCACAAGATCTGGTGGATCGTCTCAACAGGCAGATGCCCATGGGGATGAAGATTGTCGGAGCTGATCCGCTGACTTTATCCAAAAAACAGAAGCATCCGGAGATAGAAGACTTCACTCTTATCTTCACCTGCTCCGATGAAGAGGCCAAAGAAAAAATCGAACGTCTGCGCGAGTACGCACAGTCGGATGAATACATTGTCTCCCACACCACCAAGAAAAAGGTGAAAGAGAAAAACATCCGTCCCATGCTGGTCAAATTCGATGAAATGAATGAGCGGACTTTAAAACTGACCTTCGACTGGACATCCATGTACATGAGTCCGGTGAAGATGATTGCCGCCATCTGTCCCGGAACAACGCTGCTGGACTTTGACCTGACCAAAACGGATCAACGATTCGAATAGCAGCCTAATTCAAGACTAATTAAAAGGGCCAGTTTACCGGAATATTTCGGTAAACTGGCCGTTTTTTTTGAAAAAGACCGACCTGTCAATCTTAAAATTAGACGAAAACAATCAGCAACTCTTGAGACTACTCGGCAACAACAACCTGATTTCGCCCGGATTGCTTTGCCTTATACATCGCCTTATCCGCCATCCTGACAGTTTCTTCACTTGGCCTACTTCCATCACTTGCCGCACACCCTATGCTGACAGTCAATGAATGATGAGCGCCGGAGGAAGGTAAATAAACCGTGTTCGATTCAACGGATTTCCTGATCCGCTCTGCAAGGGCGGCGGCATGTTCAAGCTTGGTATCATAGAGTAATATCAAGAATTCTTCGCCGCCATACCGTCCAAAAAGATCATTGCTACGCAACACTTTTTGCGTTTCCTCAACAAAATATTTTAGTACCAAGTCGCCTGCATCATGCCCATATGTATCATTAACTGATTTAAAATTATCAAGATCCAAAAGCAAAGCCGCGAAAGAACCCTTATCGCCATTCAACTGATGAAGCGCGTCATCCAGTGCCCGTCTGTTATATGCTCCGGTAAGGGCATCCCTTGTTACGAATTCGATCATTTGCTTTCTGTTTCTTGCGAGCCAGATGCTCCCGAAGACCCCGGAAATCATACCCAATAAAATTGCTCCCAATGTAGCAATAATTGTCTTGGTCTTAAGGTCATGGATGGAACTGTAAGCCCTGCTCACAGCTTCTTCCCTATACGAAGCGAAACTATCCAGATCCTCAGAAACAGTCTCTACACGCAGGTCAAATTCCTCCATCAACTCTGCTGAGCGTTTGGAAACCAGTCCAACTACTTTTAACTGAAATATTTGATCTCCAAGGAGCATACAACTATTCCACTCCTGCCTCAGATAGAGCAACTTACTTTTTTCATCGACATATGCAGGATTATCAATCAAGACTTTGAAATAATGGTTAACCTCATCTTTTGACTGTTCCCAAAGCTTCTTATTATCCATTTTGCCTTGAAGTAAATAATCATTGGGCCCCATCATGGAAGTTATTAAAGCCTTCTGCAAAACCCTTACAGGGCGTATTTCTTCATATATAGTATCTGCGATAAACTCCATTTTCTCAAAAATAGGATGAAAAAACACAAATACTGTAATCAGAACCAATGACAAGATAGGTAACAGAGTAAATGAAACAACCATCAAATATCTTGATTGCCTTTCGGTATTGAAATCATTCATATGCACCTAACATTTTTGCTTTACACCTAATTTTTAAGCCTTCCCTGCATCAAATTGACAGCCTCTAACCCACTTCAAAGTTCTTTCATGATATCATGTATCTTATCAAAATGTCATAAATATCTTCAACCGACACGTCCGGAAGAACTTTTCTGAAATTACAAAAAAAGGGAGTGGTAAAAACCACTCCCTGAAATCTAAAACGCCTTTCAGCTCCTTACCCAAGAAGCAATCGCAACGGATGAAATCTATACACGTAACCGAAAAACACTTAACAGCATAAAGCCTTACACCAATCAAAGAGTTTTAAAACTTCATTGGACAGAACTTGGAAGAATCATCCTTAAATATTTGTTCAACTTCTAAAAATGCGTCAACAACAACTGGATCAAAATGCTTGCCGGACTCGCTTTTGATTAATTCCATTGCCTTTTCGTGTGACCAAGGGGCTTTGTATGGCCTTTTACTACGCAAGGCATCATATACATCTGCAATCGCCACGATTCGGGCTGAAAGTGGAATCTCCTCTCCACATAACCCTAACGGGTACCCTGTACCATCCCATTTTTCATGATGATAGAGTGCAACATCTGCAGCCAAAGCAAGATAAGAATCCTTGCCAAATTCATTGATAAAAATCTCGTTTCCCAAGTTCAGTACTGTCCCCGCTACTGTAGTGTGCTCCCTTACAATCTTAAATTCTTCATCCGTTAACTTGCCCTGCTTCGACAATATTTCAACAGGAACAGATGTCTTACCGATGTCATGTAGGATAGAGGCCAAAGCCAGTTCATCCACGTAGTTATCTTTTTGAGTAAGATACGGCCTGTATGGCCCACCTTCCCTTAATTTTGAAGCAATAATGTATGTTAAGTTTCTTATACGGTTTAGATGCTCGCCAGTATCCGGATCATAATTCTCTGCAAGAATGGCTAGCGATTGTATGGAGACTTCTTGTGTTACTTGAAGTTCTTGAGTTTTTTCATATACCAGCTTCTCAAGATTTTTATTAAGCGATCTTACTTTTTCATCAGCTTGATCCCTATAATAGCTAAGCCTGCCAGCTCGAATAAGCACCACAACAATTATTATCAGTAATGAGAATGATATTGCAGAACCAAAAACAGCCTCATTAATTAAGAGGTTATCCAATTCCTCTTTTCTTAAGGTTAAATCATAATAAAGCTCAAAAGCTCCGGCAAATTTTCCATTGTCCATTATTGGAATATATATTTCCGCCAAATCCTTGGAGACGAACCGTCCTTCAAGAGTATGCTGATTCTTGGTTACAATCTTAGAAAAATTCTTACCTTTTGCGACAATCAGTTTAAAATACTCATGCCTGTTAAGCTTTCCGATATCCTCTGGCGCGGTCGAGTATACAATCTCCCCGGCAGCGTTGAATATTTTGACTTTTTCAAGTCCAAACTTGAGCATTGCATGTTTCATTAACTCATCAATATCTTTATCAACTTCAAGGTCACCTGAAGAAGATATCCTCGTTGCTTCCATTGCCCAATAGTTGGCTGTTTTTTCGGCCTCTTCTTCGGAATAATTCAGAAGTTTCTCGCTAAAATAGGGCAAAACGAAATAATAACTTCGGAGAGGGTAAGCAATAGTAGTTATAATTCCGATGACTAAAAGAATTATTATCTCTGGATGCCTGTTTATGGTCTTTGCAACTTTCTCCATACTGATCTCCAAACCAATTAATCGGGGAAGAAATTAATATACGCAATATATTTATTGCCTATTCCCAAACCTGTCTATGGAGAATGGAAAATTATAATACAGCACCTTAGAGAATTTATCAGACTTTCCAACCACTGTAGTGATGTACATTTAAATACACGGTAATAATCAATTTACATTCCCAAGAGTTAGTGCGGGGAGACTCTACTTGTAATTTTCAGGAATGTCTTATGATACAAGCTGAATCATTTCCTTACCAATTCAGCGAAAAGCGCACCATTAGCATTGCAACATTAATGAAAACATATTTACAAAATCAACGATTATCATATCCAGATAAAACAAAAAAAAGGGAGTGGTAAAAACCACTCCCTGAAATCTAAAACTCCTTTCAGCTCTTTGCCGAAGAAGTCATCATAACTGGATAAATCTATACACGATAAATCAGAAGGGCACCTCGTCCATTCCGCTTGCTTCGGAAGGAAATGCGGGGCCGAGATCTTCATCATCCGGGAAACCGCCGCCCTGCTGCTGAGGCTGTTGGTTGTACTGTTGCTGCTGGGGCTGGCCCTGGTAGCCACCCTGCTGCTGGTTATTGTACTGACCACCGCCCTGCTGCTGATATCCATTCTGCTGCTGGCCCTGATATCCGCCTGCATCCTGCCTGCTGTCGAGGCCCTGAATGTTGTTGGCTACGATTTCAGTTGTGTAACGGTCCTGACCGTTCTGGTCCTGCCATTTACGGGTCTGCAATTTACCTTCAACCATAACCAGACGGCCTTTGGACAGGTATTTGCCTACGAATTCGGCAGTCTGACGCCATGCAACAACACGGTGCCACTCGGTCTTATCAACTTTCTGGCCGCTATTGCGGTCTTTGTAGCCTTCATCGGTAGCTACAGAAAGGTTGGCAAAGGCCTGACCGGAGGTTGTGTATGAAAGTTTCGGATCCTGCCCGAGACGTCCTATCAATATTACTTTGTTCATGCTTCCTGCCATCTAGGCCCCCATTTATCTGAATTTTCTTTTTGAAGCGATCTTTTCCGCAACACTCAGCTCGTCTTCGAGATCGTAGCTGATGGTATTGGCTTCCGAAGCTTTCCAGTCGCCAAGAGCTTTTTCCATACGCAATTTAAGTTCATACGCTTTACGGATGGATTCAGCCATGGCTTCGGCCTTTTCTTCCGGGATCATGCCCAGCTCAAGACGGTCCTTAAGGTCCTCGACAAGCTCGATAACACCACGCGAGCGCCCGTCGGGCTGCGGTTCTTCCCAAGCGGTCTTAACCAGATAAGGCCAGTTTTTCTCAACTTCGGCTTCATCATATGTACGGGCCATAACCCTAATTTGGAGCACATTTCCCATGCGAAAAATCCTTTATTAATACGGAAAAAAAGAATTCGTCAATCGCTAGATTTCAAAAAGCAAAAACTCTTATTAATCAACCTCTTCCCATTCGCTCTGAACGCGGTTGACAACTTCCTGAATCTGCTTGAGCTGATCAGCAGGACAAACACCGATCAGGGGTTGGGCTGCATCAACGTTGTCACCGTTATTGAAATATACGGAATAAATGAGACCTTCGGGCCCGCTGTAGTTGAGCGCAGTTTCCCTTTTCATACGGGAAACAATGAACAGGTCCATACCTTCGGTAACCTTAACGGAACGCTCACCGGAACCTTTGATCTTAGCGTCAACTTCAGGAGTGAAGTAGTATTTTGCTTTTTCAGGAGCATTGAACAGAAAAAGAGCTTTCTTGAGGATCAGCTGAATTACTTCTTCTTTGGAAAGGAAGTGACGGATCTTGATCAGCACTTCTCCGGCTTCTACAAAGCTGCCTTCCAGATCCTGACGGATGGAAACAATTTCACCTTTTTCAGGAGCAGTAATGTTCTTGGTATTGCGTTCACGAGTAAGTTTAGCCAGTACGGTGCCGGGCTTTTCCTTCCATTCACCGGAGGGACCTTTCACCTTATCGCCAACCTTAAGACCGGTAAATTCAACAGTTCCGGTATGAGGGACAGATATTTCAATTTCCTCGTAAGGAGAAGCCTTGATCTCTTCAAGCAGTTCCTTAATATTCAGCATTATATTAACCTCTGGATTATTTTTACTTATATCCCGCGACATTGGGCGGAGATCATTATTTTTACATTTTAAACCGGAGCCCTAAGACCCAGCATCCGGTTCGGGCAATTTGCAGACATTATCAGGCAAAGTCAACCTGCTGCGAAACTCCCTAACACAGAAAACACTTTACGATAAGTACCTACACAAATGTAGGTATATTTATCTATAATACAAATTCCGGCCACCCATGGTCATGAGAGCCTGGCCGATATTGCGACCCATTTCGCGCCTGTCCCAGATTCCCTGAATATGTCCTCTGGCAAGTGCGTTCCACGCGTTGTGATAATTAGGTGGAACGGGAATCCCCGTAGTTTCGGTGATAACCCTTGGTCCGGCAAACCCTATCTTGGAAGACCGTATCCCGAACTGATAGGGGGAACATCCCAGAAAACTTGCCACGGACCCACCGTAAGAGTTGGTATCGTAGATTACCAGATATAAGCCCCCGGCATCCACATATTTGCGCAGAGCCATAGTACAGCGAGGCATCTGGAGCACACCGTTGGTACCTTCTTGAATGCGGATTCCGGCTGTTCCATGAGCATAAAAGATAAGCGGCAATTGTTTGCGCTGGGCTCTTTCAGCTGCGCGGATAATCTTCTCGCCTTCAGCTGCACCGACAGAACCGCCCCTGAACGGAGCAGCAAGGCAAATGACCACTGCATTGATACCGTCCATGCGGGTTTCGAAAGTTATACAGGAAGAACGCAAACCGGTTTTCTTACGGGCTTCGTCAAGCTTGAGATCAAAGCCTTCGTAGCCCAACGGATTGGCAGACTCAATGCCGGAGTTGAATTCAAAACCTTCGGCATAGTTAAAAACATTGTACAGATACCACTGGTATTCCATAGGAAAATGATGCCCGCAATTACTGCAAACCCCGGCAAAATCGCCAAACAGATCAGGAGCCCAGAGATCGAGGCACCCCTCGCTAGCTGAGTTGGGGCAGGTAAAAGTACGGTCATCCTTACATTTGGGACTACTGTATTTCCAGCGTCCTTCTTCAAAACATGGTGACTGGTCAGAAGTGGAAAGGCAGAGCAATTTGTCACGAACTTCGCTCGAAATTTTAACCGACGAGCCATTCTCGGCACTGTTCTTCTTCAGCAATCGGGCAGTGCGCTCTTTGACGAGATGGGCCTCGGCCTGAATCTCTTCCATTCCCTGCTTAGCAGCACGAACAGTACGCCCCACAAGGTTATAGACAAAGAGCGATTTAGTAGACCAAGCCACTCCCTGAACAGCTGCCCCCATTTTCAGGAACAATGAACGCTGGTCCATGTATGCAGAGGTGGAGAGGTTGCGAAACTTCTCATAACGCTTCTCAACCAGTCTTGCCCTCGCACGGGAACTCAGAGCCCAGCGCATGAAGACATCCTCACCCTCTTCCGGTCCCTTCTGCTTGAGAGCCATAGCCCGGAAAAGTTTAAGTCCTTTCACGGAAATACAAACTTCGTTAGTAGCCCGAATTACCTCGGAACGCAGGGTGCGGAAAAAGTCATAACTGGCAGGCTTAGCCCCCAGATGAGGTTCCTGCACCACACGGTCAATGTACCCCATCTCCAGATTATCCTCGGCAGTAATACCGAGTTTGCGAGCACAATTTCCGATCAGAGCATTATCCACCCGTTTGCCGCCTTTAAGGTTGGCCTCAATTGCTGCCGCCCCTTCCGGGGAAATGACCGAGTAGTAACCGTGAGAAAGCA contains the following coding sequences:
- a CDS encoding DNA-3-methyladenine glycosylase I translates to MTNRCQWAQHELEIAYHDNEWGVPLHDDQLHFEFLILEGAQAGLSWLTVLKKRENYRQAFANFDPEIVARFTEDDIERLRQNEGIIRNKLKINSAVRNARAFLDIQKEFGSFDAYIWQFTGGKTIQNKWQTLEEVPAKTAEAEAMSKDLKKRGFNFVGPTICYAYMQATGMVNDHLISCFRHKELLAVG
- a CDS encoding HD-GYP domain-containing protein, producing the protein MEKVAKTINRHPEIIILLVIGIITTIAYPLRSYYFVLPYFSEKLLNYSEEEAEKTANYWAMEATRISSSGDLEVDKDIDELMKHAMLKFGLEKVKIFNAAGEIVYSTAPEDIGKLNRHEYFKLIVAKGKNFSKIVTKNQHTLEGRFVSKDLAEIYIPIMDNGKFAGAFELYYDLTLRKEELDNLLINEAVFGSAISFSLLIIIVVVLIRAGRLSYYRDQADEKVRSLNKNLEKLVYEKTQELQVTQEVSIQSLAILAENYDPDTGEHLNRIRNLTYIIASKLREGGPYRPYLTQKDNYVDELALASILHDIGKTSVPVEILSKQGKLTDEEFKIVREHTTVAGTVLNLGNEIFINEFGKDSYLALAADVALYHHEKWDGTGYPLGLCGEEIPLSARIVAIADVYDALRSKRPYKAPWSHEKAMELIKSESGKHFDPVVVDAFLEVEQIFKDDSSKFCPMKF
- a CDS encoding single-stranded DNA-binding protein, translating into MAGSMNKVILIGRLGQDPKLSYTTSGQAFANLSVATDEGYKDRNSGQKVDKTEWHRVVAWRQTAEFVGKYLSKGRLVMVEGKLQTRKWQDQNGQDRYTTEIVANNIQGLDSRQDAGGYQGQQQNGYQQQGGGQYNNQQQGGYQGQPQQQQYNQQPQQQGGGFPDDEDLGPAFPSEASGMDEVPF
- a CDS encoding L-lactate MFS transporter; the protein is MSDTKVMNRWFAVVGAVLMQLALGAIYAWSVFTPSLIAAGWNKFQTQAVFSIALVSFAISMVWAGKKLAQWGPMKLSFLSALVLGAGYALAGLIGGTSFTALCLFIGLIGGAGIGLGYVVPIAVGMRWFPDKKGFITGLAVAGFGFGAMAWVKLAGAWGNLIGSIGISSTFSVYGVLFCLMIAAGGIFMRFPPEGWAPEGYHPETNADAANDAEEENFSTTEMLRTPQFYLIFATFTFSAAAGLMSIGLMKLYPMEALQASGHSMAEASAIAGTAMAVFFSLANGLGRIIWGTMSDKLGRKRSILLMTAIQGATLLAFTAMAGNAFLLYVGATIIGFNFGGNFALFPTITADTFGTKSVGQNYPYIFLAYGAGGIGGPLLGGVLGDMGNFPLAFTICGVCCLIGAAAIAMVKKPHRSFNASPETTT
- a CDS encoding nitroreductase family protein, which gives rise to MEFPQILEKRRAVNYFDPNRDVDQKLLEKIIEQAGNAPSSYNLQPWKLKVIRDMDRKTALRALAFDQPKVTEAPVVLIVLADREGWKQEKPTVENVFNDFVASGKMQTEQKEWFSGVTQGLYGRDEMAAQAFANKNTGLFAMSLMYAVTANGLESHPMDGFDLQGVRKEFNIPDHYWIPMLIAIGYLNPGTEIPPKGWRQSYSDIIID
- a CDS encoding TIGR03960 family B12-binding radical SAM protein; translated protein: MKKLLPLLPRPTRYLGSEWGSVHKDPAKVKAHIAIGFPDLYEIGMSYLGQKILYEIVNKHDDFYAERVYTPCEETAEIMREHGELLATLESDTPLKDVDALGISLTHELCYTNVLFMLDLAGIPLKSADRDDSCPLVIGGGGACFNAEPVADFFDVIMLGDGEESIIKVMEVIAECKEQGLGRKARLEKLAELPGIYIPEFFDPENPGDFFVEKAVVEDFEPIPFPKEQILPYGQVIHDRLTMEIARGCTRGCRFCQAGIIYRPVRERTPETLTKTLMEGLEETGYEETSFLSLSTGDYSALDTLFAQCFDNCAAEQISISLPSLRVGSLSEPIMERIATIRRTGATLAPEAGSQRMRDVINKGITEEALLKHALMLYENGWQNIKLYFMIGLPTETFEDLDAIVDLCVKVRDVAGKHIKKLNITAAVSPFVPKPHTPFQWERQISLEEIGERLDYMREKFNNQKRIKMKSHIPRMTFLEGIFSRGDRRLGPVIEKAYKKGALYSSWKDHLKLEPYLEAMEEEGLTPEEFTGARDHDARLPWDHLSSGVSKKFLLTELKRGISEKITGDCRYEECRNCGVCNFDGRKSLLEKQAENMDLRPKMVFETRDQTGDVPDFVQTEKPDLGIKGSHFRLWYTKTGTSAYLSQLDLQPVIERAMRRAELPLTFSQGFHPMPRMSFGRALPVGVESLKEWMNIMLRTEIGAQDLVDRLNRQMPMGMKIVGADPLTLSKKQKHPEIEDFTLIFTCSDEEAKEKIERLREYAQSDEYIVSHTTKKKVKEKNIRPMLVKFDEMNERTLKLTFDWTSMYMSPVKMIAAICPGTTLLDFDLTKTDQRFE
- a CDS encoding GGDEF domain-containing protein — translated: MNDFNTERQSRYLMVVSFTLLPILSLVLITVFVFFHPIFEKMEFIADTIYEEIRPVRVLQKALITSMMGPNDYLLQGKMDNKKLWEQSKDEVNHYFKVLIDNPAYVDEKSKLLYLRQEWNSCMLLGDQIFQLKVVGLVSKRSAELMEEFDLRVETVSEDLDSFASYREEAVSRAYSSIHDLKTKTIIATLGAILLGMISGVFGSIWLARNRKQMIEFVTRDALTGAYNRRALDDALHQLNGDKGSFAALLLDLDNFKSVNDTYGHDAGDLVLKYFVEETQKVLRSNDLFGRYGGEEFLILLYDTKLEHAAALAERIRKSVESNTVYLPSSGAHHSLTVSIGCAASDGSRPSEETVRMADKAMYKAKQSGRNQVVVAE